In one window of Camelus bactrianus isolate YW-2024 breed Bactrian camel chromosome 13, ASM4877302v1, whole genome shotgun sequence DNA:
- the LOC105070876 gene encoding SCAN domain-containing protein 1, with product METEGYPETQRNREIRTDQIRSSPNEMMAEEPEDIRIASPLVQVPPESLDEDSVEDLETVPQRSPLNPAASRQRFRKFRYEDAAGPRGVLRHLQELAGQWLRPDIHTKEQIVEMLVQEQFQSVLPEELRVRAQDCQPGVRITG from the coding sequence ATGGAGACTGAAGGGTACCCAGAGACgcaaagaaatagagaaattcgGACTGATCAAATAAGGTCATCACCAAATGAGATGATGGCTGAGGAGCCAGAAGACATCCGAATAGCATCTCCTCTTGTCCAGGTTCCACCAGAGAGCCTTGATGAAGACTCCGTAGAAGATCTTGAGACCGTGCCACAAAGGAGTCCTCTCAACCCAGCAGCCTCCAGGCAGAGGTTCCGGAAGTTCCGCTATGAGGATGCAGCTGGGCCCAGGGGTGTCCTCAGACATCTCCAGGAGCTTGCTGGACAGTGGCTGAGGCCTGATATTCACACAAAGGAGCAGATTGTGGAAATGCTAGTACAGGAGCAATTCCAGTCTGTCCTCCCTGAGGAGCTCAGAGTGCGG